One Panulirus ornatus isolate Po-2019 chromosome 39, ASM3632096v1, whole genome shotgun sequence DNA segment encodes these proteins:
- the LOC139761174 gene encoding uncharacterized protein has product MTTISKNQVTIFLLLCWAIVDTGPVMAESSSDKNICAMTDVLVAMKELMIMLSSEIRDLKRQVHDSCQSNCRHQDLPANYTDPTSQEIDDLLEATNVTFTTIASLAHDNLTTMGLDTTITTDFDNVTTTTVEPDSDYGDYNDTDFENPLDSFVKGFAGFWEVISPFAPRPTEFTTEGTNATIEPSVTLVTDDDDKPTEASSGATKTTTTTTTTTTTELPYTLPPAPISCPNPFRLLAEGCYLIIHDARDWRTWGEAHSMCQSYGGGLAAPWRLSQLQDYLSRYYSDAFWVGARFNPLSRTWQWLSERKVEKSTWKLGQPSKNPGKKCVFLDKWSGYHANNFFCGEKYPFVCDYREV; this is encoded by the exons ATGACCACCATTTCCAAGAACCAAGTCACGATATTTCTCCTCCTCTGCTGGGCCATCGTTGACACGGGGCCTGTCATGGCAGAAAGCTCCTCGGACAAGAACATCTGCGCCATGACGGATGTGCTGGTGGCCATGAAGGAGCTGATGATCATGTTGAGCAGCGAGATCCGCGACTTGAAGAGGCAGGTCCACGATAGCTGTCAGTCCAACTGCCGCCATCAAGACCTTCCCGCCAACTATACCGACCCCACCAGTCAAGAGATAGACG ATTTGCTGGAGGCCACCAATGTAACATTCACCACCATCGCCTCTCTAGCTCATGACAACCTCACTACCATGGGCCTTGACACTACCATTACCACGGACTTCGAcaatgtcaccaccaccactgttgagCCCGACAGTGACTATGGTGACTACAATGACACCGACTTTGAAAATCCTTTGGACAGTTTTGTGAAAGGCTTTGCAGGCTTCTGGGAAGTGATATCTCCATTTGCTCCCAGACCCACGGAATTTACTACTGAAGGTACAAATGCCACCATAGAACCCAGTGTCACCTTGGTTACAGACGACGATGATAAACCCACAGAGGCTTCTTCTGGTGCTACCaagactacaaccaccaccactaccaccacaactacagagCTTCCCTACACACTACCTCCAGCTC CCATCTCCTGCCCTAACCCCTTCCGGCTACTGGCAGAAGGTTGCTACCTTATTATACATGATGCACGGGACTGGAGGACATGGGGTGAGGCCCACTCCATGTGCCAGAGTTATGGAGGGGGCCTAGCAGCACCCTGGAGGCTCTCACAGCTACAAGACTATCTCTCACGTTACTACT CTGATGCTTTCTGGGTGGGTGCACGGTTCAACCCACTTTCTCGAACCTGGCAGTGGCTTTCTGAGCGAAAAGTTGAAAAAAGTACATGGAAGCTAGGTCAGCCAAGCAAGAACCCTGGCAAGAAATGTGTGTTTCTAGATAAGTGGTCTGGATACCATGCTAACAACTTTTTCTGTGGTGAAAAGTACCCTTTTGTCTGCGATTACAGGGAAGTTTAA
- the Orai gene encoding calcium release-activated calcium channel protein 1 isoform X1: protein MFGSDIGPSSLLVPPSPPPQGHGRPRAFNSSLATQQYPDIRTLTAVHGPAISMRLVPSTTNAMGMYTLRRLHLSRAKLKASSRTSALLSGFAMVAMVEVQLTSRCGEKQIGQGNCTTVPDGLLIAFSVCTTLLVAVHLLALMISTCVLPHVEAVANMAHVDSVTNLHGTTNISESPHVTMHRYIEAAWSFSTVLGILLFLVEIGLLSWVKFLDYSYNAALGSTILLVPIVLLFTMFALHFYWKLVAHKVESAGKNLQDLEQQLRVLQQTNEAQQNGAQSSIQVV from the exons ATGTTTGGGTCAGACATTGGACCGTCTTCCCTTCtggttcccccctcccctcctcctcagggGCACGGTCGACCAAGGGCTTTCAACAGTTCCTTGGCAACACAGCAGTATCCTGATATAAGAACCTTGACTGCTGTGCATGGGCCTGCG ATTTCCATGCGTTTGGTACCATCGACAACTAATGCAATGGGAATGTATACTTTGCGACGGCTTCACTTAAGTCGGGCGAAACTTAAAGCTTCCAGCCGAACATCTGCTCTCCTCTCGGGTTTTGCAATG GTAGCTATGGTGGAAGTTCAGCTTACCAGTAGATGTGGAGAAAAGCAAATTGGACAGGGGAATTGTACCACTGTTCCTGATGGGCTTCTGATTGCATTTAGTGTGTGTACAACTTTGCTGGTGGCAGTACACTTACTAGCCCTCATGATTTCCACATGTGTACTCCCACATGTGGAGGCAGTTGCCAACATGGCTCATGTTGATTCCGTGACTAATCTGCACGGTACTACCAATATATCAGAGTCACCACATGTTACTATGCACAG GTACATTGAGGCAGCTTGGAGCTTTTCTACAGTTTTGGGCATCTTGTTATTTCTTGTAGAAATTGGTCTTCTTAGCTGGGTAAAATTCCTTGATTATTCATACAATGCTGCTCTCGGGTCAACAATTCTTTTGGTACCCATTGTGCTTCTTTTTACTATGTTTGCACTCCATTTTTACTGGAAGTTAGTTGCCCACAAGGTGGAAAGTGCTGGTAAGAATCTACAGGACCTGGAGCAACAGCTTAGGGTGCTGCAGCAAACAAATGAGGCCCAACAAAATGGGGCTCAGTCTTCCATTCAAGTGGTGTGA
- the Orai gene encoding protein orai-2 isoform X2 — MISMRLVPSTTNAMGMYTLRRLHLSRAKLKASSRTSALLSGFAMVAMVEVQLTSRCGEKQIGQGNCTTVPDGLLIAFSVCTTLLVAVHLLALMISTCVLPHVEAVANMAHVDSVTNLHGTTNISESPHVTMHRYIEAAWSFSTVLGILLFLVEIGLLSWVKFLDYSYNAALGSTILLVPIVLLFTMFALHFYWKLVAHKVESAGKNLQDLEQQLRVLQQTNEAQQNGAQSSIQVV; from the exons atg ATTTCCATGCGTTTGGTACCATCGACAACTAATGCAATGGGAATGTATACTTTGCGACGGCTTCACTTAAGTCGGGCGAAACTTAAAGCTTCCAGCCGAACATCTGCTCTCCTCTCGGGTTTTGCAATG GTAGCTATGGTGGAAGTTCAGCTTACCAGTAGATGTGGAGAAAAGCAAATTGGACAGGGGAATTGTACCACTGTTCCTGATGGGCTTCTGATTGCATTTAGTGTGTGTACAACTTTGCTGGTGGCAGTACACTTACTAGCCCTCATGATTTCCACATGTGTACTCCCACATGTGGAGGCAGTTGCCAACATGGCTCATGTTGATTCCGTGACTAATCTGCACGGTACTACCAATATATCAGAGTCACCACATGTTACTATGCACAG GTACATTGAGGCAGCTTGGAGCTTTTCTACAGTTTTGGGCATCTTGTTATTTCTTGTAGAAATTGGTCTTCTTAGCTGGGTAAAATTCCTTGATTATTCATACAATGCTGCTCTCGGGTCAACAATTCTTTTGGTACCCATTGTGCTTCTTTTTACTATGTTTGCACTCCATTTTTACTGGAAGTTAGTTGCCCACAAGGTGGAAAGTGCTGGTAAGAATCTACAGGACCTGGAGCAACAGCTTAGGGTGCTGCAGCAAACAAATGAGGCCCAACAAAATGGGGCTCAGTCTTCCATTCAAGTGGTGTGA
- the e(r) gene encoding enhancer of rudimentary homolog: MAHTILLVQPGPKPETRTFSDYESVNECMEGVCKIYEEHLKRMNPNTPSITYDISQLFDFIDQLADLSCLVYQKSTNTYAPYNKDWIKEKIYILLRRQAAKAN, from the exons ATG gcTCACACAATTTTGCTGGTGCAGCCGGGACCAAAACCAGAAACCAGAACGTTTTCTGACTATGAGAGCGTAAATGAATGTATGGAAG GTGTGTGTAAAATCTACGAGGAGCACCTCAAGAGGATGAACCCCAATACACCCAGCATTACATACGACATATCTCAGCTTTTTGATTTTATTGATCAGTTGGCTGACCTGTCCTGCTTAGT GTACCAAAAAAGCACCAACACCTATGCACCCTACAATAAAGATTGGATAAAGGAAAAAATTTATATTCTTCTGCGGCGTCAAGCTGCAAAGGCAAACTAA
- the LOC139761176 gene encoding protein ZNRD2-like isoform X2, with product MACIDDDCSWAPPSEAELKVIEARRERSNKISSIMGQYLLKGYKMLAITCPLCECILLEDRMKNKYCVGCLEVDADTRKDNPVSEEAARRAVEEIQHRQNPEKESSPLPAKGVPSCEPSLAAIPQIESSKCQSLATSATDTKTFSENQSEKSLSIHGVTLSEDVTAAVNVLREKLVWATSQLQATTSVHEAQNLAGLITESCKAITALRDI from the exons ATGGCATGCATAGATGATGATTGTTCGTGGGCTCCGCCTTCCGAGGCAGAGCTTAAGGTTATCGAGGCCAGACGAGAACGCAGTAACAAGATATCTTCTATAATGGGACAGTATCTTCTAAAGGGATACAAGATGCTTGCAATAACTTGCCCCCTTTGTGAA TGCATCTTGTTGGAGGATCGAATGAAGAACAAATATTGTGTCGGATGCTTGGAAGTGGATGCTGATACCAGGAAAGATAATCCAG TGAGTGAAGAGGCAGCTCGGAGAGCAGTGGAGGAGATTCAGCATAGACAGAATCCAGAGAAGGAATCATCTCCATTACCAGCAAAAGGAGTTCCTTCTTGTGAACCATCTTTGGCTGCCATCCCACAAATAGAGTCAAGTAAATGTCAGTCATTGGCTACATCTGCTACAGATACAAAGACTTTTTCTGAAAACCAGTCCGAGAAGag CCTGTCAATTCATGGTGTTACCCTGTCTGAAGATGTTACAGCTGCAGTGAACGTACTACGTGAAAAGTTGGTTTGGGCAACAAGCCAGTTACAAGCCACAACGAGTGTTCATGAAGCCCAAAACCTTGCAGGACTTATCACTGAATCTTGCAAGGCTATTACTGCTCTTCGGGATATTTAG
- the LOC139761176 gene encoding protein ZNRD2-like isoform X1 translates to MACIDDDCSWAPPSEAELKVIEARRERSNKISSIMGQYLLKGYKMLAITCPLCECILLEDRMKNKYCVGCLEVDADTRKDNPAVSEEAARRAVEEIQHRQNPEKESSPLPAKGVPSCEPSLAAIPQIESSKCQSLATSATDTKTFSENQSEKSLSIHGVTLSEDVTAAVNVLREKLVWATSQLQATTSVHEAQNLAGLITESCKAITALRDI, encoded by the exons ATGGCATGCATAGATGATGATTGTTCGTGGGCTCCGCCTTCCGAGGCAGAGCTTAAGGTTATCGAGGCCAGACGAGAACGCAGTAACAAGATATCTTCTATAATGGGACAGTATCTTCTAAAGGGATACAAGATGCTTGCAATAACTTGCCCCCTTTGTGAA TGCATCTTGTTGGAGGATCGAATGAAGAACAAATATTGTGTCGGATGCTTGGAAGTGGATGCTGATACCAGGAAAGATAATCCAG CAGTGAGTGAAGAGGCAGCTCGGAGAGCAGTGGAGGAGATTCAGCATAGACAGAATCCAGAGAAGGAATCATCTCCATTACCAGCAAAAGGAGTTCCTTCTTGTGAACCATCTTTGGCTGCCATCCCACAAATAGAGTCAAGTAAATGTCAGTCATTGGCTACATCTGCTACAGATACAAAGACTTTTTCTGAAAACCAGTCCGAGAAGag CCTGTCAATTCATGGTGTTACCCTGTCTGAAGATGTTACAGCTGCAGTGAACGTACTACGTGAAAAGTTGGTTTGGGCAACAAGCCAGTTACAAGCCACAACGAGTGTTCATGAAGCCCAAAACCTTGCAGGACTTATCACTGAATCTTGCAAGGCTATTACTGCTCTTCGGGATATTTAG